From Triticum urartu cultivar G1812 chromosome 2, Tu2.1, whole genome shotgun sequence, a single genomic window includes:
- the LOC125541710 gene encoding uncharacterized protein LOC125541710, translating into MDRDQARVSLLVVGVLLTGTVIAVLAASRAAGDTSAEPGLAGSMGTAYRVDAATAPQKLTPVVHRRVLASLGNSVFDPNRPACTGQCGGAGQPYTGRGCVRAYQCRG; encoded by the coding sequence ATGGACAGAGATCAGGCGCGCGTCTCTCTGCTTGTAGTTGGAGTGCTGCTCACCGGCACTGTGATTGCAGTGCTCGCAGCCAGTCGAGCCGCCGGCGACACCAGTGCTGAGCCTGGGCTAGCCGGCAGCATGGGCACCGCCTACAGAGTCGACGCGGCTACGGCGCCGCAGAAGCTCACACCGGTGGTGCACCGTCGCGTGCTCGCCAGCCTCGGCAACTCGGTCTTCGACCCTAACAGGCCGGCATGCACCGGGCAGTGCGGGGGCGCGGGGCAGCCGTACACCGGCCGGGGATGCGTGCGTGCGTACCAGTGCCGCGGCTAG